A single region of the Oceaniferula marina genome encodes:
- a CDS encoding ATP-binding cassette domain-containing protein, whose protein sequence is MNRSFVIGRSPTCDLVINNYFISRRHAELLMLPSGGLGIRDLGSSNGTGIGSMEHVIHEAPLHEMDLVYFSEDFPVPGGVLIRHFEEWRSSGFQLRASLTLGGVKVFAPGAIRIGSSPMADVCLPVLGIAPEHLLVVYENGWVVRDMVGGATIRGQAIGASGVYPSSGDVIELESESVSLTFSPQQMMIGRQRKGFTIQSESLFFTVKDRTTGEPRHLLQDISVSMMPGELVALMGPSGSGKTTFLNVLAGITSASRGSVKYDGVEIRAGDVASASHSGYVPQDDLLYGELTVAESLYYSTRFRVPNSVSDSQIRHKIVEVCNVLGLDARIRDTLIGSPAKKTLSGGQRKRVNLAMELVTDPLVLFLDEPTSGLSSRDTRVVVDALRDLASSMCIAVIVTIHQPSLRVYRTFDKVIYLKDGRLVYYGNAFPEGVSYFITNEPPEVAGADAVMEALEDQDAAASSDAYLRSDACQKFVRERSSLLSEIFAYAAGLPGARAVEAWVSQVFHASTRYAKCRIRDWQALLIQVMQGPLVGLLLGLGLGGVRLNTPLFLFVFVSIWFGTNNTARELVGERNLFRREKRSGAAVGAMLLSKLSMNSLVTLLQCVLLIVVSRLFLDLDLSYGVAILVCWLASLVGISVGLLISACAKTDVAAIVITPLVLIPFILFGGLLAPMDSFEKTPDSEEKTGAKLLTQIMPSRWAYEAMVHAEKKEQTGEPSVVMDPAMVFLEFRSGDAGMEEDDRQKRIFLCLSVLLGQFVLFFSCVWGRVKMKSY, encoded by the coding sequence GTGAACCGTTCCTTTGTTATTGGCAGGTCTCCTACTTGCGATCTGGTGATCAATAATTATTTTATTTCCCGGCGGCATGCGGAGTTATTGATGCTTCCCTCCGGAGGTTTGGGGATCCGTGACTTGGGTAGTTCGAATGGTACCGGGATCGGAAGCATGGAGCACGTTATTCATGAAGCGCCGCTGCATGAGATGGACTTGGTGTATTTCTCGGAGGACTTTCCGGTTCCCGGCGGGGTCCTGATCCGGCATTTCGAAGAGTGGCGGTCGAGTGGCTTTCAATTGCGGGCATCCTTGACCCTGGGGGGAGTGAAAGTGTTTGCCCCTGGTGCGATTCGGATCGGGAGTTCACCTATGGCGGATGTTTGTTTGCCTGTGCTGGGTATCGCTCCCGAGCATTTGCTGGTTGTTTATGAAAATGGCTGGGTCGTCAGGGACATGGTTGGAGGCGCTACCATCCGGGGGCAAGCGATTGGGGCTTCAGGGGTGTATCCATCATCGGGAGATGTCATTGAGCTGGAGTCGGAGTCGGTGTCACTGACGTTTTCACCCCAACAGATGATGATTGGCCGGCAGCGCAAGGGGTTTACCATCCAATCCGAATCCTTGTTTTTTACGGTCAAAGACCGGACAACAGGTGAACCCCGGCACTTGTTACAAGATATTTCGGTGTCGATGATGCCTGGTGAGTTGGTAGCCTTGATGGGGCCATCAGGGAGTGGAAAGACAACCTTTCTCAATGTCCTGGCCGGGATTACTTCAGCCAGCCGGGGGAGTGTAAAATATGACGGGGTGGAGATCCGTGCCGGAGATGTTGCTTCGGCCAGCCATTCGGGGTATGTGCCTCAGGATGACTTGCTATACGGCGAGTTGACGGTTGCGGAGTCGTTGTACTATTCGACCCGTTTCCGGGTGCCGAACTCTGTGTCGGACTCCCAGATTAGGCATAAAATTGTCGAGGTTTGCAATGTGTTGGGGTTGGATGCGCGGATACGGGACACCTTGATTGGATCACCAGCGAAAAAGACCTTGTCGGGTGGCCAGCGTAAACGGGTGAACCTCGCCATGGAGTTGGTGACGGATCCTCTGGTCTTGTTTCTTGATGAGCCGACGTCGGGTTTATCCAGTCGCGACACACGTGTGGTGGTGGATGCACTGAGAGATCTGGCATCGAGTATGTGTATCGCCGTGATTGTGACGATTCATCAACCATCGCTGCGGGTTTACCGGACCTTTGACAAAGTGATATACCTCAAGGATGGGCGTCTGGTGTATTACGGGAATGCCTTTCCCGAGGGAGTGAGCTATTTCATAACCAATGAGCCGCCTGAAGTTGCGGGGGCGGATGCGGTTATGGAGGCGTTAGAGGATCAGGATGCCGCGGCATCCTCGGATGCTTACTTGCGCTCGGATGCTTGCCAAAAATTTGTTCGCGAACGTTCCTCCTTGTTATCTGAAATTTTTGCTTATGCCGCAGGCTTGCCCGGGGCTCGTGCCGTGGAAGCATGGGTAAGTCAGGTGTTTCATGCTTCTACCCGTTATGCGAAGTGCCGGATTCGCGATTGGCAAGCCTTGTTGATTCAGGTGATGCAGGGGCCTTTGGTCGGTTTGTTGTTGGGGCTCGGCTTAGGTGGAGTCCGTTTGAATACTCCCTTGTTTTTGTTTGTCTTTGTGTCGATTTGGTTTGGGACCAATAACACGGCGCGGGAGTTGGTCGGGGAGAGGAATCTGTTTCGCAGGGAAAAGCGTAGCGGCGCGGCAGTGGGGGCCATGCTTTTGTCAAAGCTATCGATGAACAGTCTGGTGACCTTGCTTCAGTGTGTGCTCCTGATTGTGGTGAGTCGTCTATTTTTGGATTTGGACTTGAGTTATGGTGTCGCCATTCTCGTTTGTTGGCTGGCTTCGCTGGTTGGGATCTCGGTGGGCTTACTGATCAGCGCCTGTGCAAAAACCGATGTTGCGGCCATTGTGATCACGCCATTGGTTCTCATCCCCTTTATCCTGTTTGGTGGCTTGTTGGCTCCAATGGATAGTTTTGAAAAAACGCCGGATTCGGAAGAAAAAACAGGGGCCAAGCTGCTGACCCAAATCATGCCGTCCCGCTGGGCGTATGAGGCCATGGTACATGCTGAAAAGAAAGAGCAGACCGGTGAGCCGTCCGTTGTGATGGATCCGGCGATGGTCTTTCTTGAATTTAGGTCCGGTGACGCGGGGATGGAGGAAGATGATCGACAAAAGCGGATATTCCTTTGTTTGTCGGTGCTACTTGGACAGTTTGTTTTGTTTTTCTCCTGTGTCTGGGGGCGAGTGAAGATGAAGTCCTATTGA
- a CDS encoding protein kinase domain-containing protein — MVTEQNALCLEVGVQLEEYRIDGVLGKGGFAITYSGEDQRLQKRVAIKELLPDGIATRVDGNTVMAQTESLRDDYEWAIDSFIKEARTIAGFEHPNIVRVLRFFRQNGTAYMVMPFIEGEDLRHVMRKRGSYAYQDLVPILLPLLDGLRVVHLAGVLHRDIKPENIYITQHGTPILIDFGAARQQVGGKSLDVTSIITPGYAPIEQYSTDAKYQGAWSDIYSMAACVYHMITGKKPAPASERNDAFRNQQPDPLVPLCQLQPAGFPPAFLSGIDQALQMGEAQRPQSVDAWLSMLALSDSPSHIHTSRPTAIPPMPQPASSGGSKKLVFLAVAMLLLAMTVAGGTFWYLNRDGGLAQGEKEADKGSKGETVKKEQPVFDDGQDQLTDLEVAIKLGEYDQAEKMIRGLDRKNLPHQQRLKLADLRELREREMRSCPAMVMFQSTPSSVTVYVDGEKLSPKGGRYALKGVGRHSLRITSPGRESEERVVTVKSKGQVIDLGVIRLSEDDATRQARINKDKADADQMRRDQEARDRQIARQREADAKKQAELEENNREANLKKELVSFVNDYYRRLSSNDVNVVVGLYDNYVNFEYIKGRKASKREVMQSFSANMKRWPNRSYKSHGKTSYESLNPSNTRVKLYFGYDYSYSNYSGKRAKGKAYDTVTIEKKSGDWKITSWEQGVKRTRNDLKGL; from the coding sequence ATGGTGACTGAGCAAAATGCGCTGTGTCTTGAAGTAGGAGTCCAGCTTGAAGAATACCGGATCGACGGGGTGTTAGGTAAGGGCGGCTTCGCCATTACTTATTCCGGCGAAGACCAGCGTTTGCAAAAGCGTGTGGCCATTAAAGAGCTACTGCCCGATGGAATCGCTACACGTGTCGACGGCAACACGGTGATGGCTCAAACGGAGTCATTGCGGGATGATTATGAATGGGCCATTGATTCGTTTATCAAGGAGGCTCGGACGATTGCTGGATTTGAGCATCCAAATATTGTGCGGGTGCTCAGGTTTTTTCGTCAAAATGGAACGGCTTACATGGTGATGCCCTTTATTGAAGGAGAGGACCTTCGGCATGTGATGCGAAAAAGAGGATCGTATGCTTATCAGGATTTGGTTCCCATTTTACTCCCATTGCTGGATGGCTTGAGAGTGGTTCATCTGGCGGGAGTTTTGCACCGCGATATCAAACCTGAGAATATTTATATCACGCAACATGGAACACCGATCTTAATCGATTTTGGGGCTGCCCGACAGCAGGTCGGTGGAAAGAGTCTGGATGTTACGAGTATCATTACCCCCGGGTATGCACCGATCGAGCAATACTCAACGGATGCAAAGTATCAAGGGGCGTGGAGCGATATTTACAGTATGGCGGCATGTGTTTATCACATGATTACCGGTAAAAAACCGGCTCCCGCAAGTGAGCGGAATGATGCGTTTCGCAATCAGCAACCCGACCCGCTGGTTCCATTGTGCCAATTGCAACCAGCTGGGTTTCCTCCGGCATTTTTGAGTGGTATTGATCAGGCTTTGCAGATGGGTGAAGCCCAACGTCCGCAGTCGGTAGATGCCTGGTTGAGTATGTTAGCTTTATCTGATTCTCCGAGTCATATACACACTTCGCGGCCGACAGCAATTCCGCCGATGCCCCAGCCTGCATCCTCTGGGGGAAGTAAGAAGCTAGTGTTCTTGGCGGTTGCGATGTTGCTGCTTGCGATGACCGTTGCCGGAGGGACGTTCTGGTACTTGAACCGTGATGGGGGCCTCGCTCAAGGAGAGAAGGAAGCGGATAAAGGCTCCAAGGGGGAGACCGTTAAAAAAGAACAGCCGGTGTTTGATGATGGTCAGGATCAGCTAACGGATCTCGAGGTGGCGATCAAGCTCGGGGAGTATGATCAGGCGGAAAAAATGATCCGGGGATTGGACCGAAAGAATTTACCTCATCAACAGCGCTTGAAGTTGGCTGATCTTCGAGAGTTGCGTGAACGTGAGATGCGCTCGTGCCCCGCCATGGTGATGTTTCAATCTACTCCATCGTCGGTAACAGTGTATGTGGATGGTGAAAAGCTGAGCCCGAAAGGTGGACGGTATGCACTCAAGGGTGTCGGGAGGCATAGCCTTCGGATTACATCCCCGGGACGAGAAAGTGAAGAACGGGTGGTGACGGTCAAGAGCAAGGGGCAGGTAATTGATCTTGGCGTGATTCGCTTGTCAGAGGATGACGCAACACGGCAAGCTCGAATCAATAAGGACAAGGCAGATGCCGACCAAATGCGTAGGGATCAAGAGGCAAGAGACCGGCAGATTGCCAGACAGCGGGAAGCCGACGCGAAAAAGCAAGCTGAGTTGGAGGAAAACAACAGGGAAGCTAACCTGAAAAAGGAGCTGGTTTCCTTTGTGAATGATTATTACCGCCGTCTTTCCAGTAATGATGTCAATGTGGTGGTGGGACTATACGATAACTATGTCAACTTTGAATACATCAAAGGTCGAAAGGCCTCGAAGCGTGAGGTGATGCAAAGTTTTTCAGCTAACATGAAACGCTGGCCTAACCGGTCATATAAGTCTCACGGGAAGACCAGTTATGAATCCTTGAACCCATCCAATACCCGGGTGAAGCTATACTTTGGATACGATTATAGCTATTCGAACTACAGTGGTAAGCGGGCCAAAGGTAAAGCCTATGACACGGTGACGATTGAAAAAAAATCTGGCGATTGGAAGATTACGAGTTGGGAGCAGGGGGTGAAGCGGACCCGAAATGATTTGAAAGGATTGTAA
- the cysE gene encoding serine O-acetyltransferase: MHILVSGKSSQDAMQHESQLQASDKHANLCHTARTLEENRAELALIWDGVRQAASEISEEESHLHHLLEDVILSRESLTESLAARLARRLSREDMLRAELEPLLFGILDTNEQLVQSAAWDLQAIYERDPACQSALEPLLFYKGFLAITAYRVSHQLWLDGRKALALYFQSVVSEIFGVDIHPGATIGCGILLDHATSVVVGETAIIHDNVSILHEVTLGGTGNEVGNRHPIVCSGVLIGAGSKILGRVTIGECAKIGAGSVVLEDVPAHKTVAGVPAIIVGESCEENPAMDMNQRLSDE; this comes from the coding sequence ATGCATATTCTAGTTTCTGGGAAATCCTCACAAGACGCAATGCAACACGAAAGCCAATTACAAGCCAGTGACAAGCACGCCAATCTCTGTCATACAGCCCGCACCCTCGAAGAGAACCGGGCAGAGCTGGCCTTGATTTGGGATGGTGTTCGGCAAGCGGCCAGTGAGATCTCTGAAGAGGAGTCCCATTTGCACCATTTGCTCGAGGATGTGATTCTCAGTCGGGAGAGTTTGACCGAAAGTTTAGCCGCACGTTTGGCTCGTAGGTTGTCCCGGGAAGATATGCTACGAGCTGAGCTGGAGCCATTATTGTTTGGGATCCTCGATACCAATGAGCAATTGGTCCAGAGTGCAGCCTGGGACTTGCAGGCGATCTATGAGCGGGATCCTGCATGCCAATCAGCACTCGAACCCTTACTCTTCTATAAAGGTTTTTTGGCCATCACAGCATACCGGGTGTCGCATCAATTGTGGCTTGATGGTCGAAAGGCACTGGCCTTGTATTTCCAGAGCGTGGTGAGTGAGATTTTCGGAGTGGATATCCATCCAGGGGCAACCATCGGATGTGGCATTTTGTTGGACCACGCCACCAGTGTGGTGGTAGGGGAAACGGCGATTATTCATGATAACGTGTCGATTTTACATGAAGTGACGCTGGGAGGAACCGGGAATGAGGTCGGAAACCGCCATCCCATTGTGTGCTCCGGTGTCTTGATTGGAGCGGGGTCGAAAATTCTTGGGCGAGTGACCATCGGAGAGTGTGCGAAGATTGGGGCGGGAAGTGTGGTTCTTGAGGATGTTCCTGCGCATAAGACGGTTGCCGGTGTCCCCGCAATCATCGTGGGTGAAAGTTGTGAGGAAAATCCAGCGATGGATATGAATCAGCGCTTGAGCGATGAATAA
- a CDS encoding RrF2 family transcriptional regulator — translation MVQLARHHDGHTLTRLDELAQREDVSANFLVQILNDLKRDGLIESKRGKAGGYLLARAPREISLFEITQAVESGLLRLNIAVEGESGSAVKAAWDQASQALTKELKSITLDTLGTQSPMFYI, via the coding sequence ATGGTTCAACTCGCCCGGCATCATGACGGCCACACTCTTACACGACTAGACGAACTAGCGCAACGTGAAGACGTGTCAGCCAATTTTTTAGTTCAAATCCTCAACGACTTGAAACGTGATGGTCTGATCGAAAGCAAACGTGGCAAAGCCGGTGGCTATCTACTCGCCCGCGCCCCTCGCGAGATTTCCCTGTTCGAAATCACTCAGGCCGTGGAGTCCGGGTTACTCCGACTCAACATTGCCGTGGAAGGCGAATCGGGAAGTGCCGTCAAGGCTGCTTGGGATCAAGCGTCCCAAGCACTAACAAAAGAGCTTAAATCCATCACGCTCGACACCTTGGGAACCCAATCTCCCATGTTCTATATTTAA
- a CDS encoding XapX domain-containing protein has translation MDEFLSLCKDPFLALVAGLIVGILFSAIKLPIPAPPALPGVLGIVGIYLGGLIWKSLSS, from the coding sequence ATGGACGAATTCCTGTCGCTCTGCAAAGACCCGTTCCTCGCCTTGGTCGCCGGCCTCATTGTCGGCATTCTTTTTTCGGCAATCAAACTGCCGATCCCGGCCCCACCCGCCCTGCCCGGGGTGCTCGGAATCGTCGGTATCTACCTCGGAGGACTGATCTGGAAGTCCCTCAGTTCCTGA
- the deoA gene encoding thymidine phosphorylase: MMLPQEIIRKKRDQETLTPAEIESFVDGVTSAKVTDSQIAAFAMAVYFNGMNRREATALTLAMRDSGEVLDWKQQDLPGPIVDKHSTGGVGDGTSIMLGPMLAACGAFVPMISGRGLGHTGGTLDKLQSIPGYHVTPDKETFRRVVSQCGVAIIGQTAELAPADRRIYAVRDVTATVESIPLITASILSKKLAEGIDCLVMDVKSGNGAFMKDHLQSETLAKHITSVANAAGVKTSALVTDMNQCLGDNAGNALEIREAIHFLTGQHQNPRLKKVIMALGSELLQLSGLAPNNENAQQQLEQALQCGAAAETFANMCQQLGAPGDLLERHTSYLPSAPVIRPIFAKHPGVITSIDTRQLGLSIVGLGGGRSRPQDQINPAVGLSDIIQPGQVTDSPLATIHAQTEDDWQQAAKQIQQAITIGQQPPSPQPVILNTIASG, translated from the coding sequence ATCATGCTCCCACAGGAAATCATACGCAAAAAACGAGACCAAGAGACACTGACTCCGGCCGAAATTGAAAGCTTTGTTGATGGGGTCACCAGCGCAAAGGTCACCGATAGTCAGATTGCAGCCTTTGCCATGGCCGTCTACTTCAACGGCATGAACCGGCGTGAAGCAACCGCTCTCACCCTCGCCATGCGAGACAGCGGAGAGGTGCTCGACTGGAAGCAACAAGATCTCCCTGGTCCCATCGTGGACAAACATTCAACCGGAGGCGTTGGCGATGGAACCTCCATCATGTTAGGACCGATGTTAGCCGCCTGCGGAGCCTTCGTCCCCATGATCTCAGGTAGAGGCCTCGGCCACACCGGCGGAACCCTCGACAAACTCCAATCAATCCCCGGCTACCATGTCACCCCCGACAAGGAAACCTTCCGCAGGGTCGTCTCCCAATGCGGTGTCGCCATCATTGGTCAAACCGCTGAACTCGCTCCCGCCGACCGCAGAATATACGCCGTTCGAGATGTCACCGCCACGGTCGAATCCATCCCCCTGATTACAGCCTCCATTCTGTCAAAAAAATTAGCCGAAGGAATCGACTGCCTGGTGATGGACGTTAAATCCGGAAACGGTGCTTTCATGAAAGACCATCTGCAATCTGAGACTCTGGCCAAACACATCACCAGCGTCGCCAATGCAGCGGGAGTCAAAACCTCGGCTCTGGTCACCGACATGAACCAATGCCTCGGCGACAACGCAGGCAATGCTCTCGAAATCCGAGAAGCCATCCATTTCCTAACAGGCCAACATCAAAACCCGCGACTCAAGAAGGTCATCATGGCCCTGGGATCGGAACTGCTTCAACTTAGTGGACTGGCCCCAAACAACGAGAATGCCCAACAGCAACTCGAACAGGCATTGCAATGCGGAGCCGCCGCCGAGACCTTCGCTAATATGTGTCAGCAACTGGGAGCTCCGGGAGACCTCCTTGAGCGCCACACGAGCTACCTCCCATCAGCTCCAGTCATCCGCCCGATTTTCGCCAAACATCCCGGTGTGATTACCTCCATCGACACCCGCCAACTCGGACTCAGCATCGTCGGGCTAGGAGGAGGAAGGTCCCGCCCGCAAGACCAGATCAACCCCGCCGTGGGACTCTCCGACATCATCCAACCAGGACAAGTCACGGACTCCCCGCTGGCAACCATCCACGCCCAAACAGAAGACGACTGGCAACAGGCGGCTAAACAAATCCAACAGGCCATCACCATTGGCCAACAGCCACCATCTCCCCAGCCAGTGATACTCAACACCATCGCTTCAGGCTAA
- a CDS encoding phosphopentomutase: MSRVILLVLDSLGIGASSDAEEFGDAGADTLGHIAERCLESGSPLHIPHLCQLGLAHAYQLHTGRLPTGIRPAVEPIGSYACAREISSGKDTPSGHWEMMGVPALWDWGYFPYLTDSFPQSILDQIVETSGIPGYLGNCHASGTDIIARLGEKHIQSGKPIFYTSADSVFQIACHEQSFGLENLYRLCMLCREILMPLKIGRVIARPFIGNSASNFERTGNRHDYAIEPPAPTLLTKLTEAGGQVTGIGKIADIFAHTGISREVRASGHPALWQATLAAMDATAMATNHQLIMTNFVDFDAVYGHRRDVMGYGRALETFDRELPKLLRHLQDDDLLIITADHGNDPSWKGTDHTREKVPILTYQKTQSQGSNLGHRSTFADIAQTLARHFDLPPFEYGTALFTPTSARSS; encoded by the coding sequence ATGTCCCGTGTCATCCTTCTTGTTCTCGATTCACTAGGTATTGGAGCCTCCTCTGATGCCGAGGAGTTCGGTGATGCCGGAGCGGACACTCTGGGACACATTGCCGAGCGATGCCTTGAATCCGGGTCTCCACTTCACATCCCCCACCTTTGCCAACTCGGGTTAGCCCATGCCTATCAATTACACACAGGCCGGTTGCCAACGGGCATTCGTCCCGCCGTAGAACCCATCGGATCTTACGCTTGCGCCAGAGAGATTTCGTCCGGAAAAGACACGCCGAGCGGACACTGGGAAATGATGGGCGTGCCGGCACTTTGGGACTGGGGCTATTTCCCCTATCTCACAGACTCTTTCCCCCAATCAATTCTAGATCAGATCGTTGAAACAAGTGGCATTCCCGGCTATCTCGGCAACTGTCACGCCTCGGGAACGGACATCATCGCCCGACTCGGAGAAAAACACATCCAATCAGGAAAACCCATTTTTTATACTTCCGCAGACAGTGTCTTTCAAATCGCCTGCCACGAACAGAGCTTCGGCCTGGAAAACCTCTACCGACTCTGCATGCTTTGCCGGGAAATCCTCATGCCCCTCAAGATTGGCCGTGTGATCGCCCGCCCATTCATCGGTAACAGTGCATCCAACTTCGAACGGACAGGCAACCGCCACGACTACGCCATTGAACCACCCGCCCCCACCTTATTAACAAAACTCACCGAAGCCGGTGGACAGGTCACCGGCATCGGTAAAATAGCCGACATCTTTGCCCACACCGGTATCAGCCGTGAAGTCCGAGCCTCCGGACATCCGGCCCTCTGGCAAGCCACTCTGGCCGCCATGGATGCCACAGCCATGGCGACCAACCATCAACTGATCATGACCAACTTTGTCGACTTTGATGCTGTCTATGGTCACCGCAGGGATGTCATGGGCTACGGTCGGGCACTCGAAACCTTCGACCGGGAACTTCCCAAACTCTTGCGGCACTTGCAAGATGACGACCTACTCATCATCACCGCAGATCACGGCAATGATCCAAGCTGGAAAGGAACCGACCATACCCGTGAGAAGGTCCCGATTCTGACCTATCAAAAAACACAAAGCCAGGGGAGCAACCTCGGTCACCGATCCACATTTGCAGACATCGCTCAAACCCTGGCCCGACACTTTGACCTCCCGCCTTTCGAATACGGCACAGCTCTATTTACACCAACAAGCGCCCGATCATCATGA
- the deoD gene encoding purine-nucleoside phosphorylase gives MMTPHINAQANDFAPTCLLPGDPLRAEYIAKTFLDSPKLVSSVRNMLAFTGSYQGTPVSVMGSGMGIPSISIYAKELITEYGVNNLIRVGSCGAVNRSVAIRDILIAVGACTDSKVNRQRFQDHDFSAIADYSLLKAANDAAGQLNLPVRNGNLFSADLFYTPNSGMFDTMESMGVLAVEMEAAGLYGVAAEFGAKALAICTVSDHIRTGEATTAEERQSSFEEMMKLALETSKSIEADTSK, from the coding sequence ATCATGACACCTCACATCAATGCCCAAGCCAACGATTTTGCCCCGACATGCCTGCTGCCCGGAGACCCACTCCGAGCGGAATACATCGCCAAAACCTTTCTGGATTCTCCAAAACTAGTCAGCTCAGTCCGTAACATGCTCGCCTTCACCGGCAGCTACCAAGGCACCCCTGTCTCCGTCATGGGCAGCGGAATGGGAATCCCCTCGATCTCCATTTATGCCAAAGAGCTCATCACAGAATACGGAGTCAACAACCTGATCCGGGTCGGCAGTTGCGGAGCGGTCAATCGCTCGGTGGCGATCCGGGACATCCTGATCGCCGTGGGAGCATGCACCGACTCGAAAGTGAACCGCCAACGCTTCCAAGATCATGATTTTTCTGCCATCGCTGATTATAGTCTACTCAAAGCCGCAAACGATGCGGCGGGGCAACTGAATCTCCCGGTACGCAATGGCAACCTATTTTCAGCGGACCTCTTCTACACGCCCAATTCAGGAATGTTCGATACCATGGAGTCCATGGGCGTGCTTGCCGTAGAAATGGAAGCCGCCGGGCTATATGGTGTGGCGGCCGAGTTTGGAGCAAAAGCCCTGGCCATCTGCACCGTTTCCGACCACATCCGTACTGGGGAGGCCACCACGGCAGAGGAACGGCAGTCCAGCTTCGAAGAAATGATGAAGCTCGCGCTTGAAACAAGCAAATCCATAGAAGCCGACACCTCGAAATAA
- the cdd gene encoding cytidine deaminase, producing the protein MTDDQLFECARQARERAYAPYSGFFVGAALLTMTGEVFSGCNIENASYGLSQCAERVALGNAIAHGSRQFQTLALCLQGDGSPCGACRQALNEFAPELTVLIGGPNGNIRQRLCLNELLPNAFGPQNLKTSSLPEPRNH; encoded by the coding sequence ATGACCGATGATCAGCTTTTTGAATGCGCCAGGCAGGCCCGAGAACGAGCCTACGCCCCCTACTCCGGCTTCTTCGTTGGAGCCGCACTGCTCACCATGACCGGTGAGGTTTTCAGCGGATGCAATATTGAAAATGCCTCATACGGACTAAGCCAATGCGCGGAACGGGTAGCCTTAGGGAACGCAATCGCCCATGGATCGCGTCAGTTCCAAACTCTCGCACTTTGCCTGCAAGGCGATGGCAGCCCTTGCGGAGCATGCCGCCAAGCACTCAACGAATTCGCCCCGGAGCTCACGGTTCTGATTGGAGGCCCTAATGGGAATATCAGGCAACGGCTCTGCTTAAACGAGCTCCTCCCCAACGCCTTTGGCCCGCAAAACCTGAAAACATCATCACTCCCAGAACCTCGCAATCATTGA
- a CDS encoding ABC transporter permease: MRVFYILFRKEFKNYFLTPFGWVVLALVLFMQGLSMSSAMEQMKDAPMLDNFLLVSLKTPNFWFYFLFIFPLLTMRLFADEAKTGTLETLMTAPVTTTQVVFSKYLAAFCFYALLWLPLLLHLKIFALVTGQPAPVETGHILGTYSILLLMGAFFLAIGCFASTLTSSQIVAGIITIAFLVILFFLGFIPYYTGEGFKANVLFQYVSIQEHLINFAKGLVDTRPIVYYLSMAGLFLFLTHMTLDFRRWKV, from the coding sequence ATGCGCGTCTTTTACATTCTGTTCCGCAAGGAATTCAAAAATTACTTCCTTACCCCCTTTGGTTGGGTGGTTTTGGCTCTGGTGCTCTTCATGCAAGGACTCTCCATGTCCAGCGCCATGGAACAAATGAAGGATGCTCCCATGCTGGATAACTTCCTGCTGGTCAGCTTGAAAACCCCCAACTTCTGGTTCTATTTCCTCTTTATTTTCCCTCTCCTGACCATGCGTCTATTCGCAGACGAAGCAAAAACCGGAACCCTCGAAACACTCATGACGGCTCCGGTGACCACCACCCAGGTTGTTTTTTCAAAATACCTCGCTGCCTTTTGTTTCTACGCCCTGCTCTGGCTCCCGCTCTTACTGCATTTGAAAATCTTCGCTCTGGTCACAGGCCAACCGGCACCAGTGGAAACCGGTCACATTCTGGGAACCTACAGCATCCTCCTACTAATGGGCGCCTTTTTCCTCGCGATTGGCTGCTTTGCCTCCACCCTGACCTCTAGTCAAATTGTTGCCGGCATCATCACAATTGCTTTTCTGGTGATTCTGTTTTTTCTCGGATTCATTCCCTATTACACTGGTGAAGGGTTCAAGGCCAACGTCCTCTTCCAATACGTATCCATCCAAGAACATCTGATCAATTTTGCCAAAGGACTCGTGGATACCCGACCGATCGTCTACTACCTGAGTATGGCCGGCTTGTTCTTATTCCTCACTCACATGACACTGGATTTCCGCCGCTGGAAAGTCTGA